The DNA region GCAAATGCGCCTATTTATAACCTTCAAGTGGTtatcgtccttaaccctaggttagtcgATGTTCCCGAGCTTAAAGTTTGATTGTGCATACCAAAAAACCCCTACTTCGTGTTTGATTTTTGTCACAACGCACCAGGACCTGTGTCGCGACATAGCAATCAGTATACTCCTCTACAactatcttcaggggtatgtcgcgacatcaaAGGCTGTCTTGAGTTTTCTCTATTCTtctccctatgttgtgacatcgagTCATCTGTGTTGCGACATAGCGACCAGTATCTATTTAGtgcaccttctaatggtctcctacacattCACAAAGTGTGTTaactcacccttaggcctcattcaacccttaaggtcaataaaagactcaatttgcacattttattaaatgtgaataaaactatgaaaacttaactaaaacataacaaaaatgcttgtattcaagctacTTAAATGTGAAAACTGGTTTAAGCAGCTAATctaaattacgacagatcaagcACCCACTTAATCAATCTCGATTTAAGTTATGAGGTTGAAAGATAAGTAGATTAAGCCGGccaattaatttagttaaagtaCAAAAGGTAATAATTAGTTTAATTGCTAGCTAattcaataaaatcaaaatttgaagTTAATTACGAACACGAAAACGAGTTGATCTTTTAGTTGCCTAATTGATTGATTTTGAttgtttttattagattttatttcatgttatttatataaaCTTCTATTATATGCGTATCATACTATAGTATTTGGATTATTACTGTTTAGAcctgtttgtgtgaaaatttaatttggcctcccttgggtacgatccttaaaATACTTTTCGTGTTCCATTGTAAACataaatctatattacaacctaatTGTAAACTTGCATACACCACTTTATTCTTGTAGTTTATCTGTAGTATTTACAACCCCGAAACATGCATGTCGAGGCAACTATCaacaaaaaaattgagaaataagtGTGTACCATTGGTGAAAATTCTATGGCGCAGTGACGGCACGAAAGAAGCGACCTGGGAAATGGAAGAGACAATGAGATCCTAGTATCCCCACCTCTTTCCAAGTAAATTTCGGGGATGAAATTTCTTacgggggagaattgtaatgactTAATTCCTAGTGGTGTCGAAAAATGTGGTTCCGAAACCTCATTTCCATAAAacaagtatgtaaatattaaataaggatatttacagagttaacacataaataaattgaaatttggttaatgAATTTAGCTAAAAATGTGATTAATTAAggcttaggactaaattgtaaaagttcaattgttgtagatttttaattaggaaaaggcTTAAGGAATTAGATAGCTATTATCCAAGGGACTAAAATAGCTAATAGACCAATCTTAAATGGATGATAGTGGtttgtattaattaattaaggattaaaggataattaactaaggttaaactaattaattgtgcttaattacaaattaaaccaactatataaaccaaaatttagttgAGAAAGCTATCATCTTCTCCAATTATTTCCGTCCACCATTAAAACACTAAGGAAGAAAGCTTCAAAAACTTATTTGACATTCGATTATCATTTCCAAGTCTCTAGctgtttttcttttacttttatagatttatgatcatgaaagcttgatttagctagcccatgtatcaatttgttcaattggTGAAATTTTGATAAGTTAGCATTGTTGATAAATTGAAGAATTACGcttgaaatttatataaattaagcttagattttaaaaggactaatttgtaaaacttaacAAGCTTgattgttaactttgttacattacggaccaaattgaataaaatgaaaatatgtcatGAAATTAAGCTAGGAATAAAAGATATAAGGTCTTTAGTGAGTAAATGTGAAATTGGATTCTAATCTGAAGCTTTATACTGAAAATCATGTTTGTACCGAGTtgatagactaaattgaataaattaaaaattatgcttagttttgtgtttgaatgtgaattgatggaaattgatattttttattatgttgtTTCATAATACGTAGCTAACGTCAACGCCGAATCATCAATAGGGAAAGGAAAAGTGAAAGTTGTTGACGAGTGATACGAAATCtcagtttgtacttttatgattcaagaTAGAAATATTTGCTTGCATATACAGTTAATTGAATGATTGAATATCAATGTGAGTATATGGTGATAGTAGgaattattttaattgagtttgACAAGTAATATAgagttaaaggactaaaatgaataatatgGAAAATGACATTAATTACTTAgaatatgatatgtgatatgaaaatTGGATAGATATATGTGTTGTATGACATGAAATACATGTGAATCAATGATGAATCGGATTGTGATTATGAATATGATTGAGAAatgatatatgtattaaattgtaAACCAAAGTAGGGGAAATTGGCACATATAGTAAGTTATCACCGAAGTGAaattatattgtaacaccccaaactcggcccagacgtaatggccagatctgacgtgtcacatggacttatgacttagtatgcattcgttggtttaagtgattggggtggtctttgtaaaaacaacggttgaatgaaaaaccggtttatcaatctttaggctatccatttgttgtgcttgttaaatcttgaaaacgttcattaattctGAAAACCcacgcagcctaacactagcagtttcgtcatagtataaatataatcagaaaataaaaccatagcgggaaaaagaaatttaaataacggccttattacaacttaaaacctaaaattaaatcaaaatataaaaataataaaaataaactaacttagaaaaaccaactttgcagataatgtggccactccaaatgccttacagctccaagcccactatggttggggatttcctgcagagatgaaaataaagggtgagttcggtaaactcagtgtgtaacataacccaaccatagcccaaaacagatcaaacctcagagtcagacttatccgGGCCTTGGCCcaatacagaaatcagaatgaaacccataggcccatagcagatacagaacaaatatatcatgaatgtagaaatcccaacccagagccatccttAACACCCCCGTAcaaaccttacaccatgtggggagactactcgacccacccaaccgctacacaccacagaaattgcagcgaggctgccagatattgtgacgaagtcaccagatacagatattgtggctaggccaccagaacatatatatatatatgtgtgtgtgtgtgtggcaaagccactagattgcagcgaggctgccagatattgtgacgaagtcaccagaacagatatatgtggcgaggccaccagattacagcgaggctgccagaacgtttcctccatcaatataaacccatgtcccatgcaacagaaataatatgtcatggcatacgtatacagaaacagaacatcatgcttttcagaaaaaaataaccctaggggtaaaatcgtaattttgcatgcataagggtatttcagtaattattacctattgctaaggtttcatgctattctaacatttaccaagtaatcagaagtacttacctcgtctttttaccaaagtgggcccgttggcctattggccctttttcggcccattaagcctaaaaataccgttgtgcacgaaaatgcacattCTGCACTCTagtcatccaaatgcaccatattcattaacaactgtctcacgagcattcgcacgctcgcgagttcacaaaataccaatgttTCAGTATTttagcttttaccgattcagtctaagggagggtgtcgtatacacacctggttgatgacgattgatgacgatatctcccacgcgataatcctacaatcgatcactaacacattagacttacgaattaacgataactaacataaatccatgtcaactaacccaatcatcatataagttagtcatttacgcacgaggggcaaaatagtcattttaccctctaagggtaaatcggtagtcctaccctacaggggtattttagtaattctacaacttatccacttgggcctacggactcattgggaccacatggcccatttcagcccatcgcgacccgaaatagccgtcctactgctagagtaatgagaaatacacacctgttaggagactgcagttaatccacgcttcaaacactcttagctgacacccaacccaaacgagcacgtcacaacgcgaaagggatcagccaagaagggtatgcctactcttctcatggtttgctctatttaaagccagctctccatctactcttatgttaacTTCCCGATGTAGGATCCCtctatcaccagagtttaaaactaACAGCAACTCttgtcgtcccaacatagcaaaataatcaacctttgcgtgccaagggatttgaactaaagtcctctcacatgccaactcacgccaccaccactaggccatcaactcatttgtgtcataaatccaacacattaaactttaaagcacacctacttgcttccagatttattgaaaagaaaaaccaaaatatattgcaagagccaagacttaaaccttggaccccttgcttcctctatggtgtcacttccttgtcccctaagtggcgccaccttgccactacaccacactcctttttgtgtcatcttttacccctttactcttaaaagcccaaacgccaattgcatcacttgttcataaaattaaaattccgaagactaccacggatttaacttaagtttgggccttccaaaggcccactaacctactaaaatatatattttaaccaaccagtacacacacaaattttaaaaaatcacagaaacacagaaaacccgaaaattggggcgttacatatatGATGCTATAAAACCAAATTGATAAAGAAAGTATATATATCTTATTATGAAAATCATTTGAAAACGAGCCTTAAAGCCGAAATGAATACGAATGAGTCGATAAACTCTAGAAAAATATTGAATGGTAAGCAAAAAGGAAAATGATACGATTTGATCAtgaaattagataaattaatatcaatagtAAATATGTATAGATGTTGAATTCCTGATTGATAATGAATGCTAAATGGCTTAATGATAGACATATAGgtaaatgaattgaattggttAAATATGATGCTATATTGAGTAGTTTGAATtgtctttttttataaaaaggcTTATAAATGTATAATAGATGAATTGAGTTGTATTATGGGATATGTATTGGTAGATATTGAGAATATGTGCATTATGTCAAATTGCTAATTTATAAGTTATAAtatcttgaatcatgaaagtaccactgaGCTTCATCGCTCAGTGTACAGTTTGTTTATTTCATGCGTAGGTTTAGGTAATTCCTTAAGCCTGAAAGGTAAAGTCAACTTTTGGTTTATAGCCATTGACTCAATATAGTTTGTAAAGTTCCTTTCATTTTTTcaaatggcatgtacttagggttATCTTGTTTCAAATTGTAAATGGTCAATTTTAGGAATGATGTTgtgaatgaaatgaaatgaaatggctAATGTTTATTTATGGTAAAGGTGttagtggcttgaaaatggtatTTTGAGCATGTCTATTTGTGTTGAATGGATGATTGGGGCATTAAGGTCAAACATTGTTGTCATATGTTAggttaaatcaaataaaatttaaaacatagtGGACTATCGAGAATGTCGTGACGCTAGCTCTCCTCGTCTAGCATCACGACGTCCCTTGTTTGATGTCGTGACGTCGACCTTGTTATGTtttggaaattttacaatttggtcctaaggGTTGGGAAGCTTGTTTACTATATTCAAGGTCATATCACTGAGCCTTAGAAATCATGACACCAGTctagaaagttttaaaaatgttgTAGTTTAGTCCTTGTTCGACCTTGGGATAGTattgagctttcgtaagctcgtatatGACCTAAAAATGATCATATAGCGTGTTTTAAGCATGTAATACTCATATCTAAGTGTTTCATGCTGGAATTTGAATATAATTGATCGTAGTTTCTCCTACACGAACGTGACATCCTATAGCTCAAACTTGGCGATTAGGTTTGGTATTGGGTGATATATTTAATGGCATTAGAACTATAAGTTTAGTTAATTCTCAGACTAAATTGAGCTCGAAATTGAGTCTAGAGATATATGCCAAAGTTGAGTCGAGTTTGAGTCTATATTTGGATGTTGATTATtaattcctctattttatagCTGAAAACGTTCAGGGAATCGAGAAACGCTGTTAATGGTGATAATTACAGTAGTGATCACTCCGCCAAAGGTGAGAATAGAATTGGGATCAAGGCACCTAACGTAGATCCAGCTGGTGCTCGATAGAATAGAGTTGATAGACTTGTCTTTTATAGGTCATCTGCTCCGATACTCAAAACAGGATATCTCTCTAATTGGACTTAAAagatgacataataatctttTAATTGACTTGTTTAAGATCGATTAGACTATAgaccatttagattatctactagtATTAGTTGCATTTTCGCATTATGATCCAAACcacataatgcaacttaatattagttaaaccttAGATAATTAATAAACtgatattttctttcattttgctttgcatgcaaaaaaccattgaggacattatacaaaaaaatattaatgagaATGATAGAATTTTACTaaactattttattcaaaaaattacaagtacattTAACGATATCTCTACACTAAAGACACTAGATCCCAACATATACATCATACTAATTATGAAAAAATCAACATGCATAAATTGCTATTTCAATTTTTGTCTAATACGGAATCAACatacatattcaaaaatatatactATGTGAcatcaatattataaaataaatatattacccttttaattaaattaacaatttaatcaaATGGCTAAACTATTAAAACGCCTTTAAAAACAATGCAAGtttgaaaacaattattaaaacatcaaaaattaaaaataaaatatttcacttATGTAAACAAGattaaaataaatgaaggaaAAATAATAAACTAAGATTTGATAAACATAATCTTATCTATGCATATTTTATAATAACaacaatacaaaaaaataaacacaaaaaattatagtataattcaacttttagttATGATACATAAGCATAGGGTGTTAATCACtatatgttataaatatataaataagaaaattaagatATCCTATAAATTCTTTAGGAGTTATAAAAGAATAAATTCTTTGGAGATTTGGAaattgaatgtatatatatttaagaagtGTGATGAAatcgatcaagaataaatatcgaATCTATATTTTCTACTAAAATTTctactaaaaaggaaaaaaaatgagagaGCAAATTAGAATATGCTTCAATTCTTTATACTTTtcgtacatttgaaatttagtcttttattttattttaaggattttaatcctctacttttcaaatttcaaaatgcaAGTCTAATTGTTACCACTGATAAACTTATTCTatcaaaatttaagtttattataaagcttttttttcttgttaaatGACTAccaagtaaatattttattattttaaaatgttgcacCAGAAAATTTAATAGAAGATTTTTACATTGCAAaaaattagacttgaattttaaaatctaaaagtaAGGGTACTAAAATTCTGTAATTAAAAGTAagaggactaaatttaaaatatataaaaagtacaCAAACTTAAAGTATATTTTAACCAATTAAGTATTAAATGAAAAAGAGTTGAAAATATCTTACGAAGGTTTCGAAAGTCGAAGATAACCCTAGCTGAGACGCCCTTACATGGCCACTCTCAAACAGACTTTAGTCGGCACCTCGTTGAATATAAATAAAGCCTATCCTTCTTTGTCTACCTCTCATTCGAGAGAAGGAGAGTTTTTCTTGCAATCTTCATCCCTTTTCTCTCGCCGCCTAACTCTAAGGTTTGCTCTTCTCTCTCCATCTTCTTTGAGATCTGTCTCTACTCTCCATTTAGATCCTAACTGTTCATCTGTTATTGGTTTTTTAATCGTTTCTAGTCTTAGATCctgttttcattttcattttgaatcTGTTTAGTAGTAAACTATGCACTTACTTCGCTCTTAGGAAAACGGTTGTACTTCTATGgtattttctttccatttctttttcatattttctgtGTATTGGCTATACTAGCTAATATGAACTTAGATCTCGAGATATTCGTTTTTTCCTTTGGATGAGTTTTGGGGTTTTGAGATTTTGCTGATTCCTCATGTTTTCATTCAGCTTGGAAGATTAAGAACTTTGTTTTTGTTTGATGGGCAGGTTTTGATTGTTAAGTGTAATTTGAAGACAAGTCAAGATGGTGAGCTCTCTCAATATAATACGTGTTTCTTCTTTAGCTGAGTTTCTGTTTagttttagtttaagtttttgcTGTGTATGTTGTTTAATTCGATTTATGTTGGATATGTTACAGGTGAAGTTTACAGCTGAGGAGCTTCGTGCTATCATGGACCGGAAGCACAACATCCGTAATATGTCTGTTATTGCCCATGTGGATCATGGTATGTTTTTAATTCATGTGTATTGTCAGTTTATCACTGAATCTGATGTAAAATGTCAAACTTGTTAGTATACTTTAATGTTTTGGTTAATGCTGTTTTTGTCCATGTGTCATCACttcatttattaaatttcatctgGGTAAGCTTTTTCAAAAGATCAGTAATGGTAAAATGAacaagtaagctttaaaagttATGCTAGAATAGTTACAAATGAGATCCAGTTTAATTTGTTAGCGTGGAAGTATTTGAGGTCTTGATAATagaaattattaatatgttattGTGCTGTTTTAAGGTGTTGAATTTTTTGGGCTTCATTTTTGATTTATTTGTTGTGATATGCAGGGAAATCTACTCTTACTGATTCACTTGTGGCTGCTGCTGGTATCATTGCACAAGAAGTTGCTGGTGATGTTCGTATGACAGATACCCGTGCCGATGAGGCTGAGCGTGGGATCACAATTAAGTCTACTGGTATCTCTCTGTATTATGAAATGAGTGATGATTCTTTGAAGAGCTACAAAGGAGAGAGGCAAGGGAATGAGTACCTCATCAATCTTATTGATTCCCCTGGGCACGTTGACTTTTCATCTGAGGTCACAGCTGCACTTCGTATTACTGATGGTGCCCTTGTGGTCGTTGACTGTATTGAAGGTGTCTGTGTCCAAACAGAGACTGTCCTCCGTCAGGCTCTTGGAGAAAGGATCAGGCCTGTCTTGACTGTTAACAAGATGGACAGGTGCTTCCTTGAGCTTCAGGTTGATGGAGAGGAGGCTTACCAGACATTCCAGAGAGTGATCGAAAATGCTAATGTCATCATGGCCACCTATGAAGATCCTCTTCTTGGTGATGTTCAAGTCTACCCTGAGAAGGGAACAGTTGCCTTCTCTGCTGGTTTGCATGGTTGGGCTTTTACCTTGACCAACTTCGCTAAAATGTATGCCTCAAAGTTTGGAGTCGATGAGTCCAAAATGATGGAAAGACTTTGGGGTGAGAACTTTTTGATCCAGCTACCAGGAAATGGACCACCAAGAACACTGGCACTGCCACCTGCAAGCGTGGTTTTGTTCAATTCTGTTATGAGCCCATCAAGCAGATCATCAACACTTGTATGAATGACCAGAAAGATAAGCTCTGGCCCATGCTACAAAAGCTTGGTGTCACCATGAAGTCTGAAGAGAAGGACTTGATGGGTAAGGCCCTCATGAAGCGTGTTATGCAGACCTGGCTTCCTGCAAGCAGTGCTCTCCTGGAAATGATGATCTTTCACCTACCCTCTCCTAGCGTGGCTCAGAAATATCGTGTTGAGAACTTGTATGAGGGTCCTCTTGATGATATCTATGCTAATGCTATTAGGAACTGTGATCCTGAGGGTCCTCTTATGCTTTATGTTTCAAAGATGATTCCCGCTTCTGATAAGGGTAGGTTCTTTGCTTTCGGTCGTGTCTTTTCTGGCAGAGTTGCAACTGGTTTGAAGGTCAGAATCATGGGTCCAAACTATGTACCTGGGGAGAAGAAAGACTTGTATGTAAAGAGTGTACAGAGAACTGTGATTTGGATGGGAAAGAAGCAGGAGACAGTTGAGGACGTTCCTTGTGGTAATACAGTTGCCATGGTTGGTTTGGATCAGTTCATCACCAAGAATGCTACATTGACCAATGAGAAGGAAGTTGATGCCCACCCAATACGTGCCATGAAGTTTTCTGTCTCACCTGTTGTCCGTGTTGCTGTTCAGTGCAAGGTTGCATCAGATCTTCCCAAACTTGTTGAAGGGTTGAAGCGTTTGGCCAAGTCTGATCCTATGGTTGTCTGTACCATTGAAGAGTCTGGTGAACACATTGTTGCTGGTGCTGGAGAGCTCCACCTTGAGATCTGTCTCAAGGATTTACAAGAAGATTTCATGGGTGGTGCTGAGATCATCAAGTCAGACCCCGTTGTGTCCTTCCGTGAGACTGTCCTTGAGAGGTCTTGCAGGACTGTGATGAGCAAGTCTCCTAACAAGCACAACCGTCTGTACATGGAAGCTCGACCCTTGGAGGAAGGTCTTGCTGAGGCCATTGACGAAGGTCGTATTGGTCCAAGAGATGATCCCAAGGTTCGTTCCAAGATTTTGGCCGAGGAGTATGGTTGGGACAAAGATCTTGCTAAGAAGATTTGGTGTTTTGGCCCTGAGACAACTGGTCCTAACATGGTGGTTGATATGTGTAAAGGAGTTCAATACCTTAATGAAATCAAGGACTCTGTAGTTGCGGGGTTCCAGTGGGCATCAAAGGAAGGTGCGATGGCTGAGGAGAACATGAGGGGTATCTGCTTTGAAGTCTGTGATGTGGTTCTCCATGCTGATGCTATCCACAGAGGTGGTGGTCAAATCATTCCGACTGCCAGGAGGGTTTTCTATGCTTCTCAGCTTACGGCCAAACCAAGGCTTCTGGAGCCTGTTTACTTGGTTGAGATT from Gossypium hirsutum isolate 1008001.06 chromosome A04, Gossypium_hirsutum_v2.1, whole genome shotgun sequence includes:
- the LOC107948434 gene encoding LOW QUALITY PROTEIN: elongation factor 2 (The sequence of the model RefSeq protein was modified relative to this genomic sequence to represent the inferred CDS: inserted 1 base in 1 codon), with the protein product MVKFTAEELRAIMDRKHNIRNMSVIAHVDHGKSTLTDSLVAAAGIIAQEVAGDVRMTDTRADEAERGITIKSTGISLYYEMSDDSLKSYKGERQGNEYLINLIDSPGHVDFSSEVTAALRITDGALVVVDCIEGVCVQTETVLRQALGERIRPVLTVNKMDRCFLELQVDGEEAYQTFQRVIENANVIMATYEDPLLGDVQVYPEKGTVAFSAGLHGWAFTLTNFAKMYASKFGVDESKMMERLWGENXFDPATRKWTTKNTGTATCKRGFVQFCYEPIKQIINTCMNDQKDKLWPMLQKLGVTMKSEEKDLMGKALMKRVMQTWLPASSALLEMMIFHLPSPSVAQKYRVENLYEGPLDDIYANAIRNCDPEGPLMLYVSKMIPASDKGRFFAFGRVFSGRVATGLKVRIMGPNYVPGEKKDLYVKSVQRTVIWMGKKQETVEDVPCGNTVAMVGLDQFITKNATLTNEKEVDAHPIRAMKFSVSPVVRVAVQCKVASDLPKLVEGLKRLAKSDPMVVCTIEESGEHIVAGAGELHLEICLKDLQEDFMGGAEIIKSDPVVSFRETVLERSCRTVMSKSPNKHNRLYMEARPLEEGLAEAIDEGRIGPRDDPKVRSKILAEEYGWDKDLAKKIWCFGPETTGPNMVVDMCKGVQYLNEIKDSVVAGFQWASKEGAMAEENMRGICFEVCDVVLHADAIHRGGGQIIPTARRVFYASQLTAKPRLLEPVYLVEIQAPEQALGGIYSVLNQKRGHVFEEMQRPGTPLYNIKAYLPVIESFGFSSTLRAATSGQAFPQCVFDHWDMMSSDPLEPGSQAAAHVAEIRKRKGLKEQMTPLSEYEDKL